From the genome of Streptomyces sp. NBC_01116, one region includes:
- the pth gene encoding aminoacyl-tRNA hydrolase, whose translation MSDSTEPWLIVGLGNPGPDYAANRHNVGFMVADLLATRIGGKFKRAQKAQAQVVEGRMGPPGPASRRVILVKPMSYMNLSGGPVTALRDFYKVPTDQVVAVHDELDVDYGMLRLKLGGGDNGHNGLKSMTKAMGPDYHRVRFGIGRPPGRMQVADFVLKDFSSTERKELEFLVDRSADAVECLLAEGLERAQSAYNS comes from the coding sequence ATGTCCGACTCCACCGAACCCTGGCTCATCGTGGGCCTGGGCAATCCGGGTCCCGACTACGCGGCGAACCGGCACAACGTCGGGTTCATGGTCGCTGATCTGCTGGCGACGCGGATCGGCGGGAAGTTCAAGCGGGCGCAGAAGGCGCAGGCGCAGGTCGTGGAGGGTCGGATGGGCCCGCCGGGTCCGGCGAGCCGTCGGGTGATCCTGGTGAAGCCGATGTCGTACATGAATCTGTCGGGCGGGCCGGTGACGGCGCTGCGGGACTTCTACAAGGTGCCGACGGATCAGGTCGTGGCGGTCCATGACGAGCTGGACGTGGACTACGGCATGCTGCGGCTGAAGCTGGGCGGCGGCGACAACGGGCACAACGGGCTGAAGTCGATGACGAAGGCGATGGGTCCGGACTACCACCGGGTGCGGTTCGGGATCGGGCGGCCGCCGGGGCGGATGCAGGTCGCCGATTTCGTGCTGAAGGACTTCTCGTCGACCGAGCGCAAGGAGCTGGAGTTCCTGGTGGACCGGTCGGCGGACGCGGTGGAGTGTCTGCTGGCGGAGGGGCTGGAGCGGGCGCAGAGCGCGTACAACTCCTGA
- a CDS encoding YwqJ-related putative deaminase has product MHSTQTVTSGDPRLSWSSTDTSRTPRLIHRRDGILPAVAAALSVRGETLTCTAGKGDHPPVLHPLVQDFLDTLTSGQRERFTGRCPEAILLSRQLTAAESGRSKRAQRKPLTNGEARRALKHSRLTARRIREDGDPLHGSYAPPCRSCSALLSHFGVRPVDLTSTGAATTAEKG; this is encoded by the coding sequence ATGCATTCCACACAAACCGTCACATCAGGCGATCCGCGCCTCAGCTGGAGCAGCACCGACACCAGCCGTACACCCCGACTGATCCACCGCCGCGACGGGATTCTCCCCGCCGTGGCCGCCGCGCTGTCCGTACGCGGCGAGACACTGACCTGCACCGCGGGCAAGGGGGACCATCCACCGGTGCTGCACCCGCTCGTCCAGGACTTCCTCGACACCCTCACCAGCGGCCAGCGGGAACGCTTCACCGGCCGCTGCCCCGAAGCCATACTGCTCTCCCGCCAGCTCACCGCCGCCGAGAGCGGGCGCTCCAAACGCGCCCAGCGGAAACCCCTGACCAACGGGGAGGCGCGCCGCGCGCTCAAGCACTCCCGGCTCACCGCCCGCCGCATCCGCGAGGACGGCGACCCCCTCCACGGCAGCTACGCACCGCCCTGCCGGTCCTGTTCCGCACTCCTGTCCCACTTCGGCGTACGCCCCGTCGACCTGACCTCCACCGGCGCCGCGACCACCGCCGAGAAGGGCTGA
- a CDS encoding SMI1/KNR4 family protein yields MTTGRLGQQAAPPNAAYAGQVVNFPDPVRASRHPRGVRMDGSGHPVLSPYARAAAEIADPPPGFGIDELRLTDYVSANAALAASGHDLWDTIPAVATPHGWTWHHVPGGRRMELVPVEVKALLRHHGGLAGTDVDQNRRGTRPLQETRPAHFRLPKGAAAVSEQQVQGVEEDLGYRLPGAYRSFLKAAGGSAPVGAALDAELGLLVDQPFFTVRDEAAMNDLVYVNKCLRDHFTKDFLGVAFVQGGILAVKVRGQDPGSVWFCPYDDARDQDGWSVQERVERLLLPCGADFDAFLQRLAGNPPELETVANLMVDGGFARAVPVEG; encoded by the coding sequence ATGACGACAGGTCGGCTCGGGCAGCAAGCCGCGCCACCGAACGCCGCCTACGCCGGGCAGGTCGTGAACTTCCCGGACCCGGTCCGGGCGTCCCGCCACCCCAGAGGGGTGCGGATGGACGGGAGCGGCCACCCGGTTCTTTCGCCGTACGCGCGTGCCGCCGCCGAGATCGCCGATCCGCCCCCGGGCTTCGGCATCGACGAGCTGCGCCTCACCGACTACGTGTCGGCGAACGCGGCGTTGGCGGCGAGCGGTCACGACCTGTGGGACACGATTCCCGCGGTGGCGACCCCGCACGGCTGGACCTGGCATCACGTGCCGGGCGGTCGGCGGATGGAGCTGGTGCCGGTCGAGGTGAAGGCGCTGCTGCGTCATCACGGCGGCCTGGCGGGCACGGACGTGGATCAGAACCGTCGTGGCACCCGCCCGTTGCAGGAGACCCGCCCGGCGCACTTCCGGCTGCCCAAGGGCGCGGCCGCGGTGAGCGAGCAGCAGGTCCAGGGCGTCGAGGAGGACCTCGGCTACCGGCTGCCGGGTGCGTACCGCTCGTTCCTGAAGGCGGCGGGCGGATCGGCCCCGGTGGGCGCGGCGTTGGACGCGGAGCTGGGGCTGCTGGTGGACCAGCCGTTCTTCACGGTGCGTGACGAGGCCGCGATGAACGATCTGGTGTACGTGAACAAGTGCCTGCGGGACCACTTCACCAAGGACTTCCTGGGCGTCGCGTTCGTCCAGGGCGGGATTCTCGCCGTGAAGGTGCGCGGTCAGGACCCTGGTTCGGTGTGGTTCTGCCCGTACGACGATGCCCGGGACCAGGACGGTTGGAGTGTCCAGGAGCGTGTGGAGCGGCTGTTGCTGCCCTGCGGTGCGGACTTCGACGCCTTCCTCCAGCGGTTGGCGGGCAATCCGCCGGAGCTGGAGACCGTGGCGAACCTGATGGTGGACGGCGGCTTCGCGCGCGCCGTCCCGGTGGAGGGGTGA
- a CDS encoding SUKH-4 family immunity protein, whose protein sequence is MSAVVTFAQAQERADEWVNGDVPAYQHREVRVREFELGFVVWAEDRAEGPVSDGGRQRLVIARDSGEATLWPGLPVGEVIRRYEEEYGTPAGAPVAAPEPPQRVDLNQTSFLLTPPEWLQEAADKLGIPDHRAERRESQEAAAAASGAPADPAPAPAPAPTPAVSVSGSAPGSDVSERGPVPSAVADTPPSPRSPASAGGSAASWPAAGGDAHEPTASDGVPAGSTPWAGTDTNSDSDDGAVPLPATVFAPPLSGTDDEEAPPPVVPAEAPTALMSGGSQLPRTQVAQALRPDQGPPGGAGDIADAATSKAVVPPRGARGGGSSTPPPPGAPGVPGMPPGATPPPSGPGAPGAPAGGYVPTQLVSQLGPPGATPPPGPPPGSTPPPGPPAPPGPPPGATPPPGGGMHHAATMFADGSSLGAGVAGAPRPPGPPGAPGAPLPPGPPAVPGAPQPPGPPGPPPGATPPPGGGVHHAETMFAGPGQVGPPGPPGPPGAPGASLGGAPGPVPQPPGPPGPPPGAHTPPPAAYGYPQQPPGRPTVGPGYQAVLRFRAPDGSEQQLIRRSAPGTPHPEWQMLHELRAMNVPPQQVIELHTELESCELPGGYCARMIRETWPQVRITSVAPYGTDHASRQQGMQHLLTHQGELHQVADGPARPAPVRAPLPQMPPAPALPPEAVAEELAQAFGPQGILRFDQRAVSRQGVPEIVARTLVWAGLPADFGPFFWAQPGQPVVPTLGELAAQRQVQAAPDAGSYLVMGTDFGRAICVQYGTANIVAVPVEAGPGGQSVPPQFVNTGLPEFVRSMALLGRMWRLRFGLNPEQAGRWTVDFQAQLVALDPAALASPESWWSVLLEQMWDGLI, encoded by the coding sequence GTGAGCGCGGTGGTGACTTTCGCGCAGGCGCAGGAGCGGGCGGACGAGTGGGTCAACGGTGACGTGCCCGCGTACCAGCACCGTGAGGTGCGGGTCCGTGAGTTCGAACTGGGTTTCGTGGTGTGGGCCGAGGACCGGGCGGAGGGCCCCGTGTCGGACGGGGGCCGTCAGCGGCTGGTGATCGCGCGCGACAGCGGTGAGGCGACGTTGTGGCCGGGACTGCCGGTGGGTGAGGTGATCCGGCGGTACGAGGAGGAGTACGGGACTCCGGCCGGTGCGCCGGTCGCGGCTCCGGAGCCGCCGCAGCGGGTGGACCTGAACCAGACGTCGTTCCTGTTGACGCCGCCGGAGTGGCTCCAGGAGGCGGCGGACAAGCTGGGGATTCCGGATCATCGGGCTGAACGGCGGGAGTCGCAGGAGGCGGCCGCGGCCGCGTCCGGTGCGCCCGCTGACCCAGCCCCAGCCCCAGCCCCAGCCCCAACCCCTGCCGTTTCCGTTTCCGGGTCCGCTCCTGGTTCCGATGTTTCCGAGCGCGGCCCCGTGCCCTCCGCTGTCGCGGATACGCCGCCGTCGCCGCGCTCTCCCGCTTCCGCCGGGGGGTCCGCCGCGTCGTGGCCCGCCGCCGGCGGCGACGCCCACGAGCCCACGGCCTCCGACGGGGTGCCGGCCGGGTCGACTCCCTGGGCGGGTACGGACACCAACTCGGACTCCGACGACGGAGCCGTTCCGCTTCCCGCGACGGTGTTCGCGCCGCCGCTGTCGGGCACGGACGACGAGGAGGCCCCGCCGCCGGTCGTCCCGGCGGAGGCGCCCACGGCCCTGATGTCCGGGGGCAGTCAGCTGCCGCGTACGCAGGTGGCGCAGGCGCTCCGGCCGGACCAGGGCCCCCCGGGCGGGGCCGGTGACATCGCGGACGCGGCCACCAGCAAGGCGGTCGTGCCGCCGCGCGGGGCTCGCGGGGGCGGTTCGTCGACCCCGCCGCCGCCCGGCGCCCCGGGGGTTCCCGGGATGCCGCCCGGTGCGACGCCGCCGCCCTCGGGTCCGGGTGCGCCCGGTGCTCCGGCGGGCGGGTACGTCCCGACGCAGCTCGTGTCCCAGCTCGGCCCGCCCGGCGCCACCCCGCCGCCGGGTCCGCCGCCGGGTTCCACCCCGCCTCCCGGTCCTCCCGCGCCTCCCGGTCCGCCGCCCGGTGCCACGCCGCCTCCGGGCGGGGGGATGCACCATGCCGCGACGATGTTCGCCGATGGGAGCAGCCTCGGTGCGGGTGTCGCCGGCGCGCCCAGGCCGCCGGGTCCGCCCGGTGCCCCGGGAGCTCCGCTGCCTCCCGGCCCGCCCGCTGTTCCGGGTGCGCCGCAGCCTCCCGGCCCGCCCGGTCCGCCGCCCGGTGCCACGCCGCCCCCCGGTGGCGGGGTGCACCACGCGGAGACGATGTTCGCGGGTCCGGGACAGGTGGGCCCTCCTGGTCCTCCCGGCCCGCCCGGGGCCCCGGGCGCCTCGCTCGGCGGAGCCCCCGGACCCGTACCGCAGCCGCCGGGTCCGCCCGGTCCGCCGCCCGGTGCGCACACCCCGCCGCCGGCGGCGTACGGCTATCCGCAGCAGCCCCCCGGCCGGCCGACCGTGGGCCCCGGCTACCAGGCCGTGCTGCGGTTCCGGGCTCCGGACGGCAGCGAGCAGCAGCTGATCCGGCGTTCGGCGCCGGGCACCCCGCACCCCGAGTGGCAGATGCTGCACGAGCTGCGGGCGATGAACGTGCCGCCGCAGCAGGTCATCGAGCTGCACACCGAGCTGGAGTCCTGTGAGCTGCCGGGCGGGTACTGCGCCCGGATGATCCGGGAGACCTGGCCGCAGGTGCGGATCACCAGCGTCGCCCCGTACGGCACGGATCACGCCAGCCGGCAGCAGGGCATGCAGCATCTGCTGACGCACCAGGGCGAGCTGCACCAGGTCGCGGACGGCCCGGCGCGGCCCGCGCCGGTACGGGCTCCGCTGCCGCAGATGCCGCCCGCGCCCGCGCTGCCGCCGGAGGCGGTGGCCGAGGAGCTGGCGCAGGCGTTCGGTCCGCAGGGCATCCTCCGGTTCGACCAGCGGGCGGTGTCCCGTCAGGGGGTGCCGGAGATCGTCGCGCGCACGCTGGTGTGGGCGGGGCTGCCCGCCGATTTCGGGCCGTTCTTCTGGGCGCAGCCGGGGCAGCCGGTGGTGCCGACGCTGGGCGAGCTGGCGGCGCAGCGTCAGGTGCAGGCCGCGCCGGACGCGGGGTCGTATCTGGTGATGGGCACGGACTTCGGCCGGGCGATCTGTGTTCAGTACGGGACGGCGAACATCGTGGCCGTGCCGGTGGAGGCGGGGCCCGGCGGACAGTCGGTGCCGCCGCAGTTCGTGAACACCGGGCTGCCGGAGTTCGTGCGGTCGATGGCGTTGCTGGGCAGGATGTGGCGGCTGCGGTTCGGGTTGAACCCGGAGCAGGCGGGGCGCTGGACCGTCGATTTCCAGGCACAGCTGGTGGCCCTGGACCCGGCGGCGCTGGCGTCGCCGGAGAGCTGGTGGTCGGTGCTGCTGGAGCAGATGTGGGACGGCCTGATCTGA
- a CDS encoding 50S ribosomal protein L25/general stress protein Ctc, translated as MAEIKLATEVRTEFGKGAARRVRRANRVPAVVYGHGAEPVHVTLPGHALQLALRTANVLIGLEIDGKDALVIPKAVQRHPLRSTIEHVDLLTVKRGEKVEVEIAVHAEGDLAPGANLLEFVLNTLLVEAEATHIPESVTVSVAGLDAGDSIQAKDIKLPKGSVLAGDEDAIVIQVVAAQAEEPSADEAGETASEA; from the coding sequence ATGGCTGAGATCAAGCTCGCCACCGAGGTCCGTACCGAGTTCGGCAAGGGCGCCGCCCGCCGCGTGCGTCGCGCCAACCGTGTTCCCGCGGTCGTCTACGGCCACGGCGCCGAGCCGGTCCACGTCACGCTGCCGGGCCACGCGCTTCAGCTGGCGCTGCGTACGGCCAACGTCCTGATCGGTCTGGAGATCGACGGCAAGGACGCGCTGGTCATCCCCAAGGCCGTGCAGCGTCACCCCCTCCGCAGCACCATCGAGCACGTCGACCTGCTGACCGTGAAGCGCGGCGAGAAGGTCGAGGTCGAGATCGCGGTGCACGCCGAGGGCGACCTGGCGCCGGGCGCCAACCTGCTCGAGTTCGTGCTGAACACGCTCCTCGTCGAGGCCGAGGCCACCCACATCCCCGAGTCCGTGACGGTCTCCGTCGCGGGTCTGGACGCCGGTGACTCGATCCAGGCCAAGGACATCAAGCTGCCGAAGGGCTCCGTGCTCGCCGGTGACGAGGACGCCATCGTGATCCAGGTCGTCGCCGCGCAGGCCGAGGAGCCGTCCGCGGACGAGGCCGGCGAGACCGCCTCCGAGGCCTGA
- a CDS encoding sensor histidine kinase, with the protein MTATGADREAAGSTTRGYWWWERRRSVALDVGLALVSALECGLEGVEFARNTGMPVPVGVVFGLLAGSVLLVRRRWPIVVVLVTIAMTPAEMGFLMALVGLYTLAASEVPRRITVVLAGMALVGTFIVTWVRLRQSVAEQADFGPGDWYVPLMSVFMAVGLTAPSVLLGLYIGARRRLMESLRERADSLERELSLLADRAEERAEWARTEERTRIAREMHDVVAHRVSLMVVHAAALQAVAPKDPAKAVRNAALVGDMGRQALTELREMLGVLRTGDALTAPAAAGGVPLASVRQAAVAAAAVASEDGPRLHELEALVAQSRQAGMVVELSVDGELRPYPPEVEQTAYRVVQEALTNVHKHAAGAKTWVRLAHREAEVAMQVENGPSDAAAADAGLPSGGNGLVGMRERVLGLGGVFVSGPTDAGGFRVSAVLPDGSRGA; encoded by the coding sequence ATGACCGCAACGGGGGCAGACCGGGAAGCGGCGGGATCGACCACCCGCGGCTACTGGTGGTGGGAGCGGCGACGCAGTGTCGCCCTGGACGTGGGACTGGCGCTGGTATCGGCGCTGGAGTGTGGCCTGGAGGGGGTGGAGTTCGCCCGGAACACCGGGATGCCGGTGCCGGTGGGTGTGGTGTTCGGGCTGCTGGCGGGTTCGGTGCTGCTGGTGCGTCGGCGGTGGCCGATCGTCGTGGTGCTCGTGACGATCGCGATGACGCCCGCCGAGATGGGCTTCCTGATGGCCCTCGTGGGCCTCTACACCCTGGCCGCGTCCGAGGTGCCGCGCCGGATCACCGTCGTGCTGGCGGGGATGGCGCTGGTGGGGACGTTCATCGTCACCTGGGTGCGGCTGCGGCAGAGCGTGGCGGAGCAGGCCGACTTCGGGCCGGGGGACTGGTACGTCCCGCTGATGTCCGTCTTCATGGCGGTGGGGCTCACGGCCCCGTCCGTGCTGCTCGGCCTCTACATAGGGGCCAGGCGCCGTCTGATGGAGAGCCTGCGGGAGCGGGCCGATTCGCTGGAGCGGGAGCTGTCGCTGCTCGCGGACCGGGCCGAGGAGCGGGCCGAGTGGGCGCGTACGGAGGAGCGGACCCGGATCGCCCGGGAGATGCACGACGTGGTCGCCCACCGGGTGAGCCTGATGGTGGTCCACGCCGCCGCCCTCCAGGCCGTCGCGCCGAAGGATCCGGCGAAGGCCGTGCGCAACGCGGCGCTGGTCGGGGACATGGGCCGGCAGGCGCTGACGGAGCTGCGCGAGATGCTCGGGGTGCTGCGCACCGGGGACGCGTTGACCGCGCCCGCGGCCGCGGGCGGGGTTCCGCTGGCGTCGGTGAGGCAGGCGGCCGTCGCGGCCGCCGCCGTCGCGTCCGAGGACGGGCCCCGGCTGCATGAGCTGGAGGCGTTGGTGGCGCAGTCGCGGCAGGCGGGGATGGTCGTGGAGCTGTCGGTGGACGGTGAGCTGCGGCCCTATCCGCCGGAGGTCGAGCAGACGGCGTACCGGGTGGTGCAGGAGGCGCTGACGAACGTGCACAAGCATGCTGCGGGCGCGAAGACGTGGGTGCGGCTCGCGCATCGGGAGGCCGAGGTCGCGATGCAGGTGGAGAACGGTCCTTCGGACGCGGCGGCGGCGGACGCGGGGCTGCCGAGCGGGGGGAACGGGCTGGTGGGGATGCGGGAGCGGGTGCTGGGGCTGGGGGGCGTGTTCGTGTCCGGTCCGACGGACGCGGGGGGCTTCCGGGTTTCGGCGGTGCTTCCGGATGGCTCGCGCGGCGCCTGA
- a CDS encoding SUKH-3 domain-containing protein, translating into MHDRQQHSSTRFPVAVDAALREAGWQPGRWDIRQAEEWADALRSHASPAGHQHAVFPAAVEAWAEFGGLHITASAPGRQIAPAAVRIDPLSGLHLARTLGDLGRALETEVSPLGAEGEEQAVLAIDAEGRVYSIDHTGDWFLGQDIDEALATLVTGAQPARLTSA; encoded by the coding sequence ATGCACGACCGCCAGCAGCACTCCTCCACCCGCTTCCCCGTCGCCGTCGACGCCGCCCTGCGCGAAGCGGGCTGGCAGCCCGGGCGCTGGGACATCCGCCAGGCCGAGGAATGGGCCGACGCACTGCGCTCCCACGCGTCCCCGGCCGGCCACCAGCACGCGGTCTTCCCGGCCGCGGTCGAGGCCTGGGCGGAGTTCGGCGGCCTCCACATCACCGCGTCCGCGCCCGGCCGGCAGATCGCGCCCGCCGCCGTGCGCATCGACCCGCTGAGCGGCCTCCACCTGGCGCGGACGCTCGGGGACCTCGGCCGCGCCCTGGAGACGGAGGTCAGCCCGCTCGGGGCGGAGGGCGAGGAGCAGGCGGTCCTGGCGATCGACGCGGAGGGCCGGGTGTACAGCATCGACCACACGGGTGACTGGTTCCTGGGCCAGGACATCGACGAGGCCCTGGCCACCCTGGTCACCGGCGCCCAACCGGCCCGCCTGACCTCAGCCTGA
- the glmU gene encoding bifunctional UDP-N-acetylglucosamine diphosphorylase/glucosamine-1-phosphate N-acetyltransferase GlmU — MSATSPAAVVVLAAGEGTRMKSKTPKVLHEISGRSLVGHVVAAARELAPQHLVVVVGHAGEQVTAHLNAGTPVRTAFQAEQNGTGHAVRMGLEELGGSVEGTVIVVCGDTPLLSGETLGALAATHAADANAVTVLSAEVPDSTGYGRIVRDPATGAVTEIVEHKDATDEQRAIREINSGVFAFDGRLLGDALGKVRTDNSQGEEYLTDVLSILREAGHRVGASVAGDHREILGINNRLQLAEARRLLNERLLERAMLAGVTVVDPSSTLIDATVTYERDAVVHPGTQLLGTTHLAEDSEVGPNSRIESTVVGAGARVDNSVTLSAEIGAGALVGPYAYLRPGTRLGTKAKAGTYVEMKNATIGEGTKVPHLSYVGDATIGDHTNIGAASVFVNYDGVAKHHTTIGSHCRTGSDNMFVAPVTVGDGVYTAAGSVITKDVPAGSLAVARGQQRNIEGWVARKRPGSAAAQAAQASSQETDGQS, encoded by the coding sequence GTGAGCGCAACCAGCCCGGCAGCCGTCGTCGTCCTCGCAGCGGGTGAGGGCACCCGCATGAAGTCGAAGACACCCAAGGTCCTGCACGAGATCTCCGGGCGCTCGCTCGTCGGACATGTCGTCGCCGCCGCCCGTGAGCTCGCCCCCCAGCACCTCGTCGTGGTCGTCGGCCATGCCGGCGAGCAGGTCACCGCGCACCTGAACGCCGGCACCCCCGTGCGCACCGCCTTCCAGGCCGAGCAGAACGGGACCGGGCACGCCGTCCGCATGGGCCTCGAGGAGCTGGGCGGGAGCGTCGAGGGCACCGTGATCGTCGTCTGCGGCGACACCCCCCTGCTGTCCGGCGAGACGCTCGGCGCGCTCGCCGCCACCCACGCCGCCGACGCCAACGCGGTCACCGTCCTGAGCGCCGAGGTCCCCGACTCCACCGGTTACGGGCGCATCGTGCGCGACCCCGCCACCGGTGCGGTCACCGAGATCGTCGAGCACAAGGACGCCACCGACGAGCAGCGGGCGATCCGGGAGATCAACTCCGGGGTGTTCGCGTTCGACGGGCGGCTGTTGGGCGACGCGCTGGGCAAGGTGCGCACCGACAACAGCCAGGGCGAGGAGTACCTCACCGACGTGCTGTCCATCCTGCGTGAGGCCGGGCACCGGGTCGGGGCGTCCGTGGCGGGCGACCACCGCGAGATCCTCGGCATCAACAACCGGCTCCAGCTGGCCGAGGCGCGCCGGCTGCTGAACGAGCGGCTGCTGGAGCGGGCGATGCTCGCGGGCGTGACCGTGGTGGACCCGTCGTCCACGCTGATCGACGCGACGGTGACGTACGAGCGGGACGCGGTCGTGCACCCGGGGACCCAGCTGCTGGGGACCACGCACCTCGCGGAGGACAGCGAGGTGGGGCCGAACTCGCGGATCGAGAGCACCGTCGTCGGGGCCGGGGCCCGGGTGGACAACTCCGTGACGCTCTCGGCGGAGATCGGGGCGGGTGCGCTGGTCGGCCCGTACGCCTATCTGCGGCCGGGCACGCGGCTGGGGACGAAGGCCAAGGCCGGTACGTACGTGGAGATGAAGAACGCGACGATCGGGGAAGGGACCAAGGTCCCGCATCTGAGCTACGTCGGTGACGCGACGATCGGCGACCACACCAACATCGGTGCGGCGAGCGTCTTCGTGAACTACGACGGCGTCGCCAAGCACCACACGACGATCGGCTCCCACTGCCGTACCGGTTCGGACAATATGTTTGTGGCGCCCGTCACGGTCGGGGACGGGGTCTACACCGCCGCCGGGTCGGTCATCACCAAGGACGTGCCCGCCGGTTCGCTGGCCGTGGCGCGGGGCCAGCAGCGGAATATCGAGGGTTGGGTCGCCCGGAAGCGGCCGGGCAGCGCCGCCGCGCAGGCCGCTCAGGCGTCGTCGCAGGAGACCGACGGGCAAAGCTGA
- a CDS encoding ribose-phosphate diphosphokinase has protein sequence MTGIKTTGEKKLMLFSGRAHPELAEEVAHQLGVGLVPTKAFDFANGEIYVRFQESARGADCFLIQSHTAPINKWIMEQLIMLDALKRASARSITVIVPFYGYARQDKKHRGREPISARMVADLMATAGADRILTVDLHTDQIQGFFDGPVDHLFALPILADYVGAKVDRSKLTIVSPDAGRVRVADRWCDRLDAPLAIVHKRRDKDVPNQVSVHEVVGNVEGRVCVLVDDMIDTGGTICAAADALFAHGAEDVIVTATHGVLSGPAADRLKNSKVSEFVFTDTLPTPGELELDKITVLSIAPTIARAVREVFEDGSVTSLFEEQG, from the coding sequence GTGACCGGGATCAAGACGACCGGCGAGAAGAAACTGATGCTCTTCTCCGGCCGCGCCCACCCCGAGCTTGCCGAGGAGGTCGCCCATCAGCTGGGAGTCGGTCTCGTGCCGACGAAGGCCTTCGATTTCGCCAACGGTGAGATCTATGTGCGCTTCCAGGAGTCGGCACGTGGCGCGGACTGCTTCCTGATCCAGAGCCACACGGCTCCGATCAACAAGTGGATCATGGAGCAGTTGATCATGCTGGACGCGCTGAAGCGCGCTTCCGCCCGCTCCATCACGGTGATCGTGCCGTTCTACGGCTATGCCCGCCAGGACAAGAAGCACCGCGGCCGCGAGCCGATCTCGGCGCGCATGGTGGCGGATCTGATGGCGACGGCGGGTGCGGACCGCATCCTCACCGTCGATCTGCACACGGACCAGATCCAGGGCTTCTTCGACGGCCCGGTGGACCACCTGTTCGCGCTGCCGATCCTGGCGGACTACGTGGGCGCGAAGGTCGACCGTTCCAAGCTGACGATCGTGTCGCCGGACGCGGGCCGGGTACGGGTCGCCGACCGCTGGTGCGACCGGCTGGACGCGCCGCTGGCGATCGTGCACAAGCGTCGCGACAAGGACGTGCCGAACCAGGTCTCGGTCCACGAGGTCGTGGGCAACGTCGAGGGCCGGGTCTGTGTGCTGGTCGACGACATGATCGACACCGGTGGCACGATCTGCGCCGCCGCGGACGCGCTGTTCGCGCACGGTGCGGAGGACGTCATCGTGACGGCGACGCACGGGGTGCTGTCGGGTCCGGCTGCGGACCGTCTGAAGAACTCGAAGGTGAGCGAGTTCGTGTTCACGGACACGCTGCCGACCCCGGGTGAGCTGGAGCTGGACAAGATCACGGTCCTCTCGATCGCGCCGACGATCGCGCGTGCGGTGCGTGAGGTGTTCGAGGACGGTTCGGTGACGAGCCTCTTCGAGGAGCAGGGCTGA